Sequence from the Stenotrophomonas sp. 364 genome:
CGGCATCGCCCTGCCCGGCCATTTCCTTGCACTTGGCGCAGGGGTATCGCTGCTGCCGCTGCTGCTGGGCCTGTGGCTGCGCGGGCCACGGCCCCTGCTGGTCAGCGCGGTGGTCCTGCAGACCCTGTGGCTGTGCCTGCTGCTGGTCGATGCCAAGGTGTTTGCCCTGTATCGCTTCCACCTCAATGCCATGGTGCTCAACATGGTGTTCGGCGGCGCACTGCAGGACCAGGTCGCACTGTCCTGGCAGACCTGGCTGCAGGTGGCGGCCGTGCTGGCCGCCGTGGTCGTGGCCGAAGTGCTGCTGGCCTGGGCCTGCTGGCGGCTCGTGCCCGTCGCGGCACAGCGCCGCCCGCTGCTGCTGGCCTGGGCCGCCGGCCTGGTCCTGATGACCTGCGGCCAGGTCGCTACCGCCTACTACGACGCGCGCGGCGAACGCGCGGTGACCAGCCAGTGGGCGTACCTGCCGTGGGCGCAGCCGATCACCGCCAAGCGCCACATGCACCGACTCGGCGTGCAGAGCCTGCCCCAGGCGAGCCTGCCCGACCCGCGCCACAGCCAGCTGCAGTACCCGCTGCACCCATTGCGCTGCCAGAGCAACGTGCAGCCCAACGTGCTGGTGGTGGTGATGGAATCGCTGCGCCATGACGCACTCGATGCCACCACCATGCCCAACACCTGGGCACTGGCCGCGCAGTCGGAGCATTTCACCGCCCACTACAGCAGCGGCAATGCCACCCGCTACGGCCTGTTCGGGCTGCTGTACGGGCTGCCCGGCGGCTACTGGGACAGCATGCTCAGCGAACAGCGCGGTTCGCAGCTGTTCGACGTGCTCCAGCAACAGGGGTACGACCTGCATCTGTACGGCAGCGCGCCGCTGCACAGCCCGGAATTCGACCGCACCGCGTTTGCCCAGGTGCGCGATCAGCTGCACACGGCGCCGTCGGCACTGCCGGTGGCGGCGCGTGACCGACACATCATCGACGCACTGCGCGCCGACATTACCCGGCCGGGCAACGGCCGCTGGTTCGGGTTTGCGTTCCTGGACAGCACCCACGCACCCTACCACCTGCCCAAGGACTACCCCCCGCTGGCCACGCCGATGGCGAGCCACATCGACTTCCTTGCGCTGGACGAGGACCACGTGCCGGTACCGGAACTCAACCGCTACCGCACCGCCGTGCACTACGCCGATGGTTTGCTCGGCGAGCTGCTGCAGACCCTGCGCGACAGCGGCCAGGCCGACAACACCATCGTGCTGGTGACCGGTGACCATGCCGAGGAATTCAACGACCTTGGCCTGAACTACTGGGGCCACAACGGCAATTTCTCCGACTACCAGATGCGCGTGCCGTTCGTGCTGCACTGGCCCGGCCGCACGCCCGCCCGGCACACCGGCAGCACCAGTCACGAGGACTGGGTGCCCACCCTGATGCGTCACGGCCTGGGCTGCGAGAACGCGCTGGCTGATTTCAGTACCGGCCGCGACCTGTTCGACCCGGTGCCGGCCGACCGTGCACTGCTCGTGGAAAGCTGGTCGCAGCGCGGCATCCGCCAGGGCGACCGCACCTACGTGTTCGACAAGTTCGGCAACGCCACCACCCTGGACCGCCAGTACCTGCCGGTCCCCGACCAGCAACCCGATGCCGCTGCGGTACGCGCGGCATGGGACGCGCTCACCCATTTCCGCCGGCAATGACCCGGCCGCTCCCCGCCTGGAACGTTCATCGATGAACACCCCTTCCAACACCCCGCCCCTGAAGATCCTGCACACGGAGGCCGCCAAGGGATTCGGCGGACAGGAGATCTACATCTACCGCCACATGCTGGCCATGCGCGAGCGTGGCCATGACGTGTCGCTGCTGTGCCAACCCGGTGCCCGCCTGGGCGCCATCGCACGCGAGGCCGGCTTCACCGTCCATGATCTGAAAATGGGCGGTCTGCTGCGCCTGCTGCGCGGGATCTGGTCGGTGCGGCGGCTGGTGCGCCGCCATGGCTTCGATGTGGTCAATACCACCAGCCGCCGCGACAGCCTGATCGCCGCCGCCGGCGCGCGGCTGGGGCGCACGCCGCTGGTGGTGCGCTCGCGCCATCTGATGAGCCCGGTCAACTCGTTGCTGACCTACACCGGCCTGCCGCACCGGGTGATGACGGTGAGCAGCTTCGTCAAGCAGCTGCTGGTGGCGCGCGGGGTGGACGACCGCCACGTGGGCATCGTGCCGCCGATCGCGGTGCCGCCGGAGTGGTCGAAGACCGACTGCGATGACCCCTGGCAATGCGTTCAGGACACCCGTGCCGAGGTACGCCGCGAGCTGGGCTTTGCCGACGACCAGATCGTGGTCGGCTGCGTGGCGGTACTGCGCGAACCCAAGGGCCACGTGGACCTGCTGCGCGCGATTGCCCCGCTGTGCCGCCAGCACCCCAACCTGCAGCTGGTGATTGTCGGCGACGGCCAGC
This genomic interval carries:
- a CDS encoding glycosyltransferase family 4 protein produces the protein MNTPSNTPPLKILHTEAAKGFGGQEIYIYRHMLAMRERGHDVSLLCQPGARLGAIAREAGFTVHDLKMGGLLRLLRGIWSVRRLVRRHGFDVVNTTSRRDSLIAAAGARLGRTPLVVRSRHLMSPVNSLLTYTGLPHRVMTVSSFVKQLLVARGVDDRHVGIVPPIAVPPEWSKTDCDDPWQCVQDTRAEVRRELGFADDQIVVGCVAVLREPKGHVDLLRAIAPLCRQHPNLQLVIVGDGQPVMGRLEALRSELGVAAQVHLLGYRPDACRLMAGFDIFALATHKEAAGTVFLEAAHVGLPVVATRVGGVPEMVLEGSNAILAPLGDQAALTQALQTLVEDSAQRRRMGRAGWEWMRSAQRFTPSGHTEATEHYYHQWLKELGHGQR
- a CDS encoding sulfatase-like hydrolase/transferase, encoding MSLSLPAFAPSPSTRWQRLAWLSLFTALNAGAAILIALGNTPLGDNPGGGLGLAYLGIALPGHFLALGAGVSLLPLLLGLWLRGPRPLLVSAVVLQTLWLCLLLVDAKVFALYRFHLNAMVLNMVFGGALQDQVALSWQTWLQVAAVLAAVVVAEVLLAWACWRLVPVAAQRRPLLLAWAAGLVLMTCGQVATAYYDARGERAVTSQWAYLPWAQPITAKRHMHRLGVQSLPQASLPDPRHSQLQYPLHPLRCQSNVQPNVLVVVMESLRHDALDATTMPNTWALAAQSEHFTAHYSSGNATRYGLFGLLYGLPGGYWDSMLSEQRGSQLFDVLQQQGYDLHLYGSAPLHSPEFDRTAFAQVRDQLHTAPSALPVAARDRHIIDALRADITRPGNGRWFGFAFLDSTHAPYHLPKDYPPLATPMASHIDFLALDEDHVPVPELNRYRTAVHYADGLLGELLQTLRDSGQADNTIVLVTGDHAEEFNDLGLNYWGHNGNFSDYQMRVPFVLHWPGRTPARHTGSTSHEDWVPTLMRHGLGCENALADFSTGRDLFDPVPADRALLVESWSQRGIRQGDRTYVFDKFGNATTLDRQYLPVPDQQPDAAAVRAAWDALTHFRRQ